The Nitrospira sp. KM1 genome includes a window with the following:
- the lptE gene encoding LPS assembly lipoprotein LptE, with amino-acid sequence MKISRAQMSIVLCCLVAGCGYQFRVEGAGPTIGGTTPSASTAPPPRVIIRTLENKSFEPNLEVRYTNYIRHEFSSGSGAQIVSDSEAADLIVTGQILSVLLPTLSFSQTTTLETRAEAVVGIKVEETRTKRVLWTQVVKGSSEFFVTPDLQFNRVLQNRALEQAGRFIAEDLASRFLLQLESGQLVKAAAAPANTSTTQP; translated from the coding sequence ATGAAGATCAGTCGCGCGCAGATGAGCATCGTTCTCTGTTGTCTCGTCGCCGGATGCGGCTATCAATTCCGTGTCGAAGGAGCCGGGCCGACCATCGGAGGGACCACCCCTTCCGCCTCCACCGCGCCTCCGCCGCGGGTGATCATACGGACGCTCGAAAATAAAAGTTTCGAACCGAACTTAGAGGTTCGATATACCAATTACATTCGGCACGAATTTTCTTCCGGCAGCGGCGCTCAGATCGTCTCCGATTCGGAGGCGGCGGATCTGATCGTCACCGGACAGATCCTGTCCGTCCTTCTTCCCACTCTCAGTTTTTCTCAGACCACCACGCTGGAAACCCGCGCCGAAGCCGTCGTCGGAATCAAAGTGGAAGAAACGAGAACCAAACGTGTACTCTGGACGCAGGTCGTCAAGGGATCCTCGGAGTTTTTCGTCACACCCGATCTCCAATTCAATCGCGTCCTCCAGAATCGGGCGCTGGAGCAGGCAGGCCGGTTTATCGCGGAAGACCTCGCGTCACGGTTCTTACTGCAACTCGAATCCGGACAGCTCGTCAAGGCTGCGGCGGCTCCGGCCAACACTTCCACCACCCAGCCGTAG
- the rpsT gene encoding 30S ribosomal protein S20: MPVVHKSTIRRARQAEKRHARNRATLSAVKGLMKKVQSAVAGKQVDAAKTSLREATAALGKAVTKGVMKANTASRRVSRLTKHVNSLISPR; this comes from the coding sequence ATGCCGGTCGTTCATAAATCAACTATTCGTCGTGCCCGCCAAGCCGAAAAGCGCCATGCGAGAAACCGCGCTACCCTCAGCGCAGTCAAAGGACTCATGAAGAAAGTCCAAAGTGCCGTGGCCGGCAAGCAAGTCGATGCGGCCAAGACGTCGTTGCGTGAAGCCACTGCTGCACTCGGGAAAGCCGTAACGAAGGGCGTGATGAAGGCGAATACGGCCTCGCGCCGTGTCTCGCGTCTTACAAAGCATGTCAATTCTTTGATCTCGCCACGCTGA
- the der gene encoding ribosome biogenesis GTPase Der, with the protein MSSPPVSVSPPLSMIPTVAIIGRPNVGKSTLFNKILGSRTAIVDDVPGVTRDRNYADAAYRTRPFRLVDTGGLEPSAADGMLALIRRQSEMAIAEADILVLLMDGRTGLTPPDLEIVGLLRGTIKPLFVAINKIDTPQVEPLIADFYQLGTDHLYPISAEHGTGVAELLDALYPLLPSPDEGPEPAGIPRIAVVGRPNVGKSTLVNAVLGEERVVVSDVPGTTRDSIDSLATFQDRRYLFTDTAGIRRRGKVDRGIEGYSVARSLRAIGRSDLAVLLLDAEEGVTEQDTKIAGVVIRQGRACILMVNKWDLREGDAAARLHMEKDLRRRFPFLAWAPVLFAAAVKPESLRKLFPTIDEVFDSFSERIPTGQLNQFLQRVLASHPLPVRKGKPTKITKSAFMTQVATRPPVFALFVGQPDNITPAYLRFLENQLRETYGFSGTPVRLLVRKK; encoded by the coding sequence ATGTCTTCACCACCGGTTTCCGTTTCACCGCCGTTGTCCATGATTCCCACCGTCGCCATCATCGGCAGGCCGAACGTCGGCAAATCCACTCTGTTCAATAAAATTTTGGGAAGCCGGACGGCCATCGTCGACGACGTCCCCGGCGTCACACGAGATCGCAATTATGCAGATGCCGCGTATCGAACCCGACCCTTCCGGCTGGTAGATACCGGTGGACTCGAGCCTTCCGCTGCCGACGGCATGCTGGCCCTCATCCGGCGACAGTCGGAAATGGCGATTGCGGAGGCCGACATCTTGGTCCTGTTGATGGATGGGCGGACAGGGCTGACGCCTCCGGACCTGGAAATCGTGGGCCTTCTGCGCGGAACAATCAAACCGTTGTTCGTCGCCATCAATAAGATCGATACCCCGCAGGTCGAGCCGCTGATCGCAGATTTTTACCAGCTGGGCACCGATCACCTCTATCCGATCTCGGCAGAACATGGCACCGGTGTGGCCGAACTCCTCGACGCTCTCTATCCATTGCTCCCCTCACCTGATGAAGGTCCGGAGCCAGCCGGCATTCCAAGGATTGCGGTGGTCGGCCGCCCCAATGTGGGCAAATCGACATTGGTCAATGCCGTGTTGGGTGAAGAACGCGTCGTGGTGAGCGATGTACCGGGGACAACGAGAGACTCCATCGATTCCTTGGCAACCTTTCAGGACCGTCGGTACCTCTTTACCGACACTGCCGGCATCAGAAGGCGCGGAAAGGTCGATCGTGGCATCGAAGGCTACAGCGTTGCCCGATCCTTGCGGGCGATCGGCCGCTCCGATCTGGCGGTGCTGCTGCTCGACGCGGAAGAAGGCGTGACCGAACAGGACACAAAGATCGCCGGGGTGGTCATCCGTCAGGGAAGAGCGTGTATTCTGATGGTCAATAAATGGGATCTGCGAGAGGGGGACGCAGCGGCTCGCCTCCACATGGAAAAGGATCTTCGCCGCCGCTTTCCATTCTTAGCCTGGGCTCCGGTCCTGTTTGCGGCAGCGGTGAAGCCCGAGTCTCTGCGGAAACTGTTTCCCACGATCGACGAGGTCTTCGATTCGTTTTCCGAGCGGATTCCGACCGGACAACTCAACCAGTTTCTCCAGCGTGTCCTTGCCAGCCACCCCTTGCCTGTCCGGAAGGGGAAGCCCACCAAAATCACAAAATCTGCCTTTATGACGCAAGTGGCGACCAGACCTCCCGTGTTTGCGCTCTTCGTGGGACAGCCGGACAATATTACGCCGGCGTACCTGCGCTTTCTTGAAAATCAACTCCGGGAGACGTACGGGTTTTCGGGTACGCCCGTGCGGCTCTTGGTTAGAAAGAAATGA
- a CDS encoding DUF2200 domain-containing protein translates to MTNHRIYTMRFASVYGLYIAKAEKKGRTKTEVDEIIRWLTGYSQEKVQMQVDKQTDFETFLREAPRLNPARALIKGIVCGVRVEDIEEPTMREIRYLDKLIDELAKGKAMEKILRM, encoded by the coding sequence ATGACAAACCATCGGATCTATACAATGAGATTCGCGAGCGTGTATGGCCTTTATATCGCCAAGGCAGAGAAAAAGGGACGCACGAAAACAGAAGTCGATGAAATTATTCGTTGGTTGACAGGGTATAGTCAGGAAAAGGTACAGATGCAAGTGGACAAACAAACAGACTTTGAGACCTTCCTTCGGGAAGCTCCTCGACTGAATCCTGCGCGAGCCTTGATCAAGGGGATAGTTTGCGGTGTCCGAGTGGAAGACATAGAAGAACCGACTATGCGCGAGATTCGCTACTTGGATAAATTAATCGACGAGTTGGCAAAGGGAAAAGCCATGGAGAAGATTTTGCGGATGTAG
- a CDS encoding class I SAM-dependent methyltransferase, with the protein MSGREFARLRSSLLADVRGDVLEIGFGTGLNIAHYPSTTASLTVLDPASFLPNRVRRRIASATFPVECVRSTAETLPFDSHRFDWIVSTWTLCSIADPSLALQEVHRVLNPTGRFVFLEHGRSEDQLVAAWQDRLNPVQNVLGCGCNLNRSIDRLIAGAGLHIGQLDRFSMPGVPRWAGEMYQGLAEHREAASKRCIR; encoded by the coding sequence ATGAGCGGACGCGAGTTCGCCCGTTTACGATCTTCACTCCTGGCTGACGTGAGAGGGGACGTTCTCGAAATCGGTTTCGGAACTGGACTCAATATCGCTCACTATCCTTCAACTACCGCCAGCCTCACGGTGCTCGACCCGGCCTCTTTTTTACCGAATCGAGTCAGGCGTCGTATCGCCTCAGCGACATTTCCGGTCGAGTGTGTACGCTCAACTGCCGAAACCTTGCCGTTCGACAGCCACCGATTCGATTGGATCGTGAGTACGTGGACGCTCTGCAGCATTGCCGATCCGTCACTGGCGTTGCAGGAAGTACATCGAGTACTGAACCCAACCGGGCGCTTTGTCTTCCTCGAACATGGACGGAGCGAGGATCAATTGGTAGCCGCATGGCAAGACCGATTGAATCCGGTTCAGAACGTGTTGGGATGCGGCTGTAATTTGAACCGCAGCATCGACCGGCTGATTGCAGGCGCAGGATTGCACATTGGCCAACTCGATCGCTTCAGTATGCCTGGGGTGCCGCGGTGGGCAGGAGAGATGTATCAAGGGCTTGCCGAGCATAGAGAGGCTGCATCCAAACGGTGCATCCGTTGA
- the holA gene encoding DNA polymerase III subunit delta: protein MPTSLTPAQLDQQLEQGHVAPVYVVLGEEDLLRDHAVAALKRVVLGSGADEFNCDIFYGDEAEGAQIVTCANEVAVFAPRRVIIVKSAEKLPSRQADTLLPYLKEPNPSTVFVLVAAKLDGRLKWTQTLVKAGVVIDCSPLREPQLTQWFAQEAGRAGIELTDGAVQILKEGCGGSLTMAKRELEKLSAFMPAGRAVTGEDVETIRGTEPGASVFDLAAAIGSKNRGRALTILARNLDAGEAPLRMLGSLVWQYRRLWKVKELVRQGGREGEAARTLRMDPYKVRTFLGQFSDTDLQEAFRSFLAADNDLKGGSSTKPAMILDMLVLKLCGGQNDGERSFPERTGKSVQPGRGKTLSNVRTISVARSKN from the coding sequence ATGCCGACATCGCTTACGCCAGCGCAACTCGACCAGCAACTCGAACAGGGGCACGTGGCTCCGGTGTACGTCGTGTTGGGCGAAGAGGACCTGCTACGCGATCACGCAGTTGCCGCCCTTAAACGTGTCGTACTGGGATCTGGCGCCGACGAATTCAATTGCGACATCTTCTATGGAGATGAAGCGGAAGGCGCGCAGATTGTGACCTGCGCCAATGAGGTGGCGGTCTTTGCACCACGCAGAGTGATCATCGTGAAGTCTGCGGAAAAGTTGCCGTCCCGCCAGGCCGACACGTTGCTCCCATACCTTAAGGAGCCTAATCCGTCTACCGTATTCGTGCTTGTCGCCGCCAAGCTCGATGGCAGATTGAAATGGACACAAACTCTGGTCAAGGCCGGAGTGGTGATCGACTGCTCACCCCTGAGAGAGCCTCAACTCACGCAGTGGTTCGCTCAAGAGGCGGGGCGGGCGGGCATCGAATTGACCGACGGGGCGGTACAGATTCTCAAGGAGGGATGCGGAGGCTCTCTGACTATGGCCAAGCGTGAGCTTGAGAAGCTGAGCGCATTTATGCCGGCGGGCCGCGCTGTGACCGGTGAGGATGTCGAGACCATACGCGGTACGGAACCGGGGGCCTCGGTCTTCGATCTGGCTGCAGCGATCGGCTCAAAAAATCGAGGCCGGGCTTTGACCATCCTGGCTAGAAACCTCGACGCAGGTGAGGCGCCGTTGCGGATGCTCGGTTCATTGGTCTGGCAGTACAGGCGTCTGTGGAAGGTGAAAGAACTCGTGCGTCAGGGTGGGCGCGAAGGAGAGGCGGCCAGGACGTTACGGATGGACCCTTACAAGGTCCGGACATTTCTTGGGCAATTTTCAGATACGGATTTGCAGGAGGCATTTCGCTCCTTTCTTGCTGCGGACAACGATCTGAAGGGAGGCAGCAGTACGAAGCCTGCCATGATTCTGGACATGCTCGTGCTCAAACTGTGCGGCGGCCAAAATGATGGCGAAAGATCCTTCCCGGAACGAACGGGAAAATCCGTTCAACCGGGACGAGGAAAGACATTGTCAAATGTGCGGACGATCAGCGTGGCGAGATCAAAGAATTGA
- the leuS gene encoding leucine--tRNA ligase produces MSHAYDHRSIESKWQDYWEEHRPFRTGEDRSKPKFYCLDMFPYPSGSGLHVGHLEGYTATDIVSRYKRMRGFNVLHPMGWDAFGLPAEQYAVKTGIHPATTTAQNIATFKRQMKRVGLSYDWDREISTTDPEYYRWTQWIFLQLFHKGLAYVADVPVNWCPALGTVLANEEIVDGKSEVGGFDVIRKPMRQWVLKITAYADRLLDDLSLVEWPSSTLDMQRNWIGRSIGTEVEFSLAAVHGTIRVFTTRPDTLFGATYMVLAPEHPLVDVVTPAEGRDRVHAYREAASHKSDLQRQDLEKEKTGVFTGGYAVNPVNGERLPIWIADYVLMGYGTGAIMAVPGHDARDWAFAKTYSLPIREVIAGGNVEKEAYVETGHGMVVNSSSSDGSFSINGLRPMDAIPVITKWLEANGKGRKAVNYKLRDWLFARQRYWGEPFPIVWAEGEPRPLPEEQLPLLLPETVNFKPSGNGESPLANLEAWLDVQDPITGQPARRETNTMPQWAGSCWYYLRFIDPGNATRLVEADKERYWMPVDLYIGGSEHAVLHLLYSRFWHKVLFDIGVVSTPEPFKKLVHQGIVLGEDNQKMSKSRGNVVNPDEMMDHFGADAVRLYEMFMGPLESMKPWSTRGVEGITRFLDRVWRLIVSEEGRLSDAVVSSVPSHEHQRLLHQTIKKVTEDIEALRFNTAISQMMIFTNEMTKAGARSRGVLEPFILLLSPFAPHLAEELWSVLGHQPSISLKPWPGFDPVLTIEDRLTIPVQVNGKLRGKLAVDPETSRADIEQLARAQAAEWLQGKDPKKIIYVEKKLVNFVV; encoded by the coding sequence ATGAGTCACGCCTACGACCATCGTTCGATCGAATCCAAGTGGCAGGATTACTGGGAGGAACACCGTCCATTCCGCACCGGAGAGGATCGCTCGAAACCGAAGTTCTATTGCCTGGATATGTTTCCGTACCCATCGGGCTCCGGCCTGCATGTAGGGCATCTCGAGGGATATACCGCGACGGATATCGTGTCGAGATACAAGCGGATGCGGGGATTCAACGTCCTGCACCCGATGGGATGGGACGCGTTCGGTTTACCTGCGGAGCAATATGCCGTCAAAACCGGCATCCATCCCGCCACGACCACCGCTCAGAACATCGCCACGTTCAAGCGACAGATGAAACGTGTGGGTCTGTCGTACGATTGGGACAGGGAGATCAGCACGACGGACCCTGAATATTATCGCTGGACGCAATGGATCTTTTTGCAATTGTTTCACAAGGGCCTTGCCTATGTAGCCGATGTGCCGGTCAACTGGTGTCCGGCCTTGGGAACCGTTCTGGCCAACGAAGAGATCGTCGACGGGAAGAGCGAGGTTGGCGGATTCGATGTCATCCGCAAGCCGATGCGCCAATGGGTGCTGAAGATCACCGCCTACGCCGATCGTTTGCTCGATGATCTCTCGCTCGTCGAATGGCCTTCCAGTACGCTGGACATGCAAAGAAATTGGATCGGTCGGTCGATCGGGACTGAGGTTGAATTCAGTCTTGCCGCTGTCCACGGTACGATTCGTGTGTTTACGACCAGGCCGGACACCCTCTTTGGCGCGACCTATATGGTGCTGGCGCCGGAACATCCGCTTGTCGACGTCGTAACCCCGGCAGAAGGTCGGGACCGCGTGCACGCATATCGTGAAGCGGCGTCACACAAGAGCGATCTGCAACGGCAGGACCTCGAGAAAGAAAAGACCGGCGTGTTCACCGGGGGGTACGCCGTCAATCCGGTGAACGGGGAACGCTTGCCGATCTGGATCGCCGACTACGTTCTGATGGGCTATGGCACGGGCGCGATCATGGCGGTTCCCGGACACGATGCCCGGGATTGGGCATTCGCCAAGACCTATTCACTGCCGATTCGTGAAGTCATCGCCGGGGGAAACGTTGAGAAGGAAGCCTATGTCGAGACCGGTCATGGAATGGTCGTGAATTCCTCTTCCTCTGACGGTTCGTTTTCCATCAATGGTCTGAGGCCGATGGATGCAATCCCCGTGATCACAAAATGGCTCGAGGCTAACGGCAAGGGTCGGAAGGCGGTCAATTACAAACTGCGGGACTGGCTGTTCGCACGCCAGCGATATTGGGGGGAGCCATTTCCCATCGTGTGGGCGGAGGGGGAACCCCGTCCGTTGCCTGAGGAGCAATTGCCACTCCTGCTGCCTGAAACCGTGAATTTCAAACCATCTGGAAACGGGGAGAGTCCGCTCGCGAATCTTGAAGCATGGCTCGACGTACAGGATCCAATAACCGGGCAGCCCGCTCGACGTGAAACGAATACGATGCCTCAATGGGCGGGTTCCTGTTGGTACTACCTCCGATTCATCGATCCCGGCAACGCAACCCGGTTGGTGGAAGCAGACAAGGAGCGATACTGGATGCCGGTGGATCTCTACATCGGCGGCAGTGAACATGCGGTTCTGCATCTCCTGTATTCCCGTTTTTGGCACAAGGTGTTGTTCGATATCGGGGTGGTCAGTACGCCGGAGCCTTTCAAGAAGCTTGTCCATCAGGGGATCGTGCTTGGAGAAGACAATCAAAAAATGTCCAAGTCACGCGGGAACGTCGTTAATCCTGACGAGATGATGGATCACTTCGGGGCCGATGCCGTGCGGCTCTATGAAATGTTCATGGGACCGCTCGAGTCAATGAAGCCATGGAGCACGAGAGGCGTTGAAGGCATTACAAGGTTTCTCGACCGAGTGTGGCGGCTGATCGTAAGCGAGGAAGGTCGGCTGTCCGATGCCGTGGTCTCGTCCGTTCCCTCCCACGAGCATCAGCGGTTGTTGCATCAGACTATTAAGAAGGTGACGGAGGACATCGAAGCGCTTCGATTCAACACCGCGATCTCGCAGATGATGATTTTCACAAACGAAATGACGAAGGCCGGTGCGCGGTCGCGCGGCGTACTCGAGCCATTCATCTTGCTGCTCTCTCCGTTTGCGCCGCACCTGGCCGAAGAACTGTGGTCGGTATTGGGCCATCAACCGAGCATTTCTCTGAAACCATGGCCTGGATTTGATCCTGTCCTGACGATTGAAGATCGGCTGACGATCCCTGTTCAGGTCAATGGCAAACTGAGAGGCAAGCTCGCCGTGGATCCCGAGACATCCCGAGCCGACATCGAGCAGCTGGCGCGTGCGCAGGCAGCGGAATGGCTGCAGGGGAAAGATCCCAAGAAAATCATTTACGTTGAAAAGAAGCTCGTCAACTTTGTGGTATGA
- the pyrF gene encoding orotidine-5'-phosphate decarboxylase: MEASRQQVGEGGLQRLAKIQARDRLILALDIPSAQDAERLLDAIQGQISFVKVGLELYTAAGPDVVQRLLKRGMRVFLDLKFLDIEETVRRATERVAAMGVELLTVHANRKALASAVKGRGASSLKLLAVTVLTNFDSHDLKDMGIQHTVQELVTARALLASEIGCDGVVASGEEAGVLRPKVGPRFLIVTPGVRPAGRGVDDHARATTPTHTISAGADYLVIGRPIREATDPGAATAAILSEMQAAFDART; encoded by the coding sequence ATGGAAGCGTCAAGACAACAAGTCGGTGAGGGAGGATTACAGAGATTGGCGAAAATCCAAGCGCGTGACCGATTGATATTGGCCTTGGATATACCGTCTGCTCAGGATGCGGAACGGTTGCTCGATGCGATTCAAGGTCAAATCAGTTTTGTAAAGGTAGGGCTTGAGTTATATACAGCAGCCGGCCCCGATGTCGTTCAGCGTCTTCTCAAACGAGGAATGCGGGTATTCCTCGATCTGAAGTTTCTCGATATCGAGGAAACGGTCCGTCGAGCAACAGAACGCGTGGCGGCGATGGGAGTGGAACTGTTGACTGTGCATGCCAATAGAAAAGCGCTGGCGTCCGCCGTCAAAGGACGGGGCGCCTCTTCCCTCAAGTTGTTGGCCGTGACCGTACTGACGAATTTCGACAGCCATGACTTGAAAGACATGGGCATTCAACACACGGTTCAGGAACTTGTGACCGCGAGAGCGCTCCTCGCTTCTGAAATTGGGTGCGACGGAGTGGTGGCATCAGGCGAAGAAGCCGGTGTGCTGCGACCCAAAGTCGGTCCACGATTCTTGATCGTCACACCCGGAGTTCGGCCGGCCGGCAGAGGTGTCGATGATCATGCCCGCGCGACGACGCCGACTCATACGATTTCCGCCGGGGCGGACTATCTCGTCATCGGAAGGCCTATCCGCGAAGCGACTGATCCCGGTGCTGCCACCGCTGCGATACTTTCAGAAATGCAAGCCGCATTTGACGCGCGAACCTGA
- a CDS encoding DUF6538 domain-containing protein produces the protein MSTIFLRVTRKMYYHLSSVPKRLRGYLKGREEVWRSLRTDDKDEAKARSADWESRIQRLFLVLHKHGESRPEAEREALVSHRLETELDEAESHDQLEDAHEALILEKFMAENPRVERTAKPMKGESRSSWKPSAETYPRIPIRFAVLHQANNKVAIKRKVFSDDQLLTRLESKDFIQQRQERPERY, from the coding sequence TTGTCTACGATATTCCTTCGTGTAACCCGCAAAATGTACTACCATCTCTCCAGCGTTCCCAAGCGTCTTCGAGGCTATCTCAAGGGTAGGGAAGAAGTCTGGAGGAGTCTCAGGACCGATGACAAGGACGAGGCCAAAGCCCGTTCCGCTGACTGGGAATCGAGGATACAACGTCTATTCTTGGTCCTGCACAAGCACGGGGAGTCTAGGCCGGAAGCCGAACGAGAGGCCCTGGTATCCCATCGGCTTGAAACCGAACTGGATGAGGCCGAATCGCATGACCAGTTGGAAGATGCCCACGAAGCCTTGATCCTCGAAAAGTTCATGGCTGAGAATCCTCGCGTAGAGCGGACGGCCAAGCCCATGAAAGGGGAATCCAGAAGTTCATGGAAACCATCGGCCGAGACATACCCGAGAATTCCAATCCGGTTCGCGGTCTTGCACCAAGCAAATAATAAGGTTGCGATAAAGCGAAAGGTATTCAGTGACGATCAATTATTGACACGGCTTGAATCGAAGGACTTTATACAACAGCGTCAAGAACGGCCTGAGCGATATTGA
- a CDS encoding HAD-IA family hydrolase: MPHDGQGRIPDWDRIDDVLLDMDGTLLDRHFDNFFFEEELPRRYAELHGLTFETARNQLMDMYHSVEEDLAWTDLEYWSDRVGLDIVTMHRELDHMIGFLPGAEQFLRLLRARGKRVTILTNAHPVGVSIKAAKTGLDKKVDRIVDAFEVGYLKMRAEYWPACQRLVGFEPKRSLYVDDDERCLAAADRFGLNGIIHSAKSSSHLPPAPSKTFISVEDLRSLTAI, translated from the coding sequence ATGCCGCATGATGGTCAAGGACGTATTCCCGATTGGGACCGGATCGACGACGTCCTGTTGGACATGGATGGGACATTGCTGGACCGTCATTTCGACAATTTCTTTTTCGAAGAAGAGTTGCCCCGCCGCTACGCAGAGCTCCATGGTCTGACGTTTGAGACCGCTCGCAACCAACTGATGGACATGTACCATTCGGTCGAGGAGGACTTGGCTTGGACGGACCTGGAATACTGGAGCGACCGAGTCGGACTCGACATCGTCACGATGCATCGAGAGTTGGACCACATGATCGGCTTTCTTCCCGGAGCCGAACAGTTTTTACGGCTGCTCAGAGCACGCGGAAAGCGGGTGACGATTCTCACCAATGCGCATCCGGTCGGGGTGTCCATCAAGGCTGCCAAGACGGGTCTCGACAAGAAGGTCGATCGCATCGTAGATGCGTTCGAAGTGGGCTATCTCAAGATGCGCGCGGAATATTGGCCGGCATGTCAGCGTCTGGTAGGCTTCGAACCGAAGCGGTCATTGTATGTGGACGATGATGAACGTTGCCTGGCGGCCGCGGATCGGTTTGGACTCAATGGCATCATCCATAGCGCAAAATCCAGTTCCCACCTGCCACCTGCTCCTTCTAAAACATTCATATCCGTGGAGGATTTGAGGTCTCTCACGGCCATCTGA
- a CDS encoding DUF3562 domain-containing protein: protein MHESNGATEAVKEIAEQFSRPSAEVHEILKSELCRLDREARIKQYIPILAIKQVKELMRRRSLNH from the coding sequence ATGCACGAATCAAACGGTGCCACGGAGGCTGTTAAAGAGATTGCCGAACAATTTTCTCGTCCATCAGCTGAAGTGCATGAGATTCTGAAGAGCGAACTGTGCCGTCTTGATCGGGAAGCACGCATTAAGCAATATATCCCTATTCTTGCCATCAAGCAGGTGAAAGAGTTGATGAGGAGACGAAGTCTCAACCATTAA
- a CDS encoding CYTH and CHAD domain-containing protein produces MSASVKSAREREIKLTVDADFRLPALKGSRLPVKILTSVYYDTADLRLARARITLRHRTQGRKGVWQLKLPLDCGRREIELPGKASHPPAQVFDLLFIHLQGGTVQPLATLRTRRTGTRVGGSTGVEVVLDEVAVLNKSSERLMFREVEIERLNGDATLSNKVEKTLRKAGATDHDGRPKIFRALDWPAPRPQQIPESDAPAIEHLGYHLRRQLETILRRDPGMRLGGEPEDVHQMRVATRRMRSFLRVARPLLDQKWEQPLRDKLGWLGQQLGMARDLDVQLAYFMSQLNDVKGEDKDRRAFERFIEYLRQKRNKVQQELLRQLRRSRYVGLINQLVPAVQKPAIVSHDVTLPELAGKAFRKLRKAVKALDDSSSDATWHCVRIQAKRARYATELVEGCLGQAATQLIDQIKLIQDLLGDIQDAVMAEDHLRRFTSKKEGKISSFLAGQMVKRQRQRRRDAKKAFLPVWKKVKKCGDQIWG; encoded by the coding sequence GTGTCAGCCTCTGTGAAATCGGCCCGCGAGCGCGAGATCAAACTCACCGTTGATGCAGACTTCCGTCTGCCCGCGCTGAAAGGCTCACGCCTGCCCGTAAAAATCCTCACATCCGTCTACTATGACACCGCGGACCTGCGTCTGGCTCGGGCCCGGATCACCCTTCGGCATCGAACGCAGGGGAGAAAGGGAGTATGGCAGCTCAAGCTGCCGCTTGATTGCGGCCGTCGTGAGATCGAACTGCCGGGCAAGGCATCACATCCCCCGGCTCAGGTCTTCGATCTCCTCTTTATCCATCTGCAAGGTGGAACCGTGCAACCACTGGCAACCTTGCGCACGCGGCGCACAGGGACACGCGTGGGCGGATCGACCGGCGTGGAAGTCGTGCTCGACGAAGTGGCGGTCCTCAACAAATCGTCCGAAAGGCTAATGTTTCGCGAAGTCGAGATCGAGCGACTCAACGGCGACGCGACGCTGTCCAATAAGGTGGAAAAGACACTGCGCAAGGCGGGCGCGACGGATCACGATGGCCGGCCCAAAATCTTCCGTGCGCTGGATTGGCCGGCTCCGAGGCCGCAGCAAATTCCCGAAAGCGATGCTCCGGCTATCGAGCACCTTGGCTACCACCTACGCCGTCAGCTTGAGACCATCCTAAGGCGAGACCCAGGCATGCGTCTGGGAGGAGAGCCTGAGGACGTGCACCAGATGCGTGTGGCGACGCGTCGGATGCGCTCCTTCCTTCGGGTAGCTCGGCCGCTGTTGGACCAGAAATGGGAACAACCGCTGCGGGACAAGCTGGGCTGGTTAGGCCAGCAATTGGGTATGGCTCGCGATCTCGATGTCCAGCTTGCCTATTTTATGAGTCAGCTCAATGACGTCAAAGGCGAGGACAAGGACCGCAGAGCATTCGAGCGGTTTATCGAATATCTCCGACAAAAACGAAACAAAGTTCAACAGGAGCTCCTGCGCCAACTTCGGCGCTCTCGGTATGTAGGCTTGATCAACCAGCTTGTTCCCGCGGTCCAGAAGCCGGCGATCGTGTCACATGATGTTACGCTGCCAGAGCTTGCTGGAAAGGCATTCAGGAAACTACGAAAGGCGGTCAAAGCCTTAGACGATTCCTCCTCAGATGCCACGTGGCATTGCGTGCGTATTCAAGCCAAGCGGGCACGCTACGCCACTGAGTTAGTCGAGGGATGTTTGGGTCAGGCGGCCACGCAGTTGATCGATCAGATCAAACTCATCCAGGACCTGTTGGGTGATATTCAGGATGCCGTCATGGCCGAAGACCATCTCCGACGGTTCACCTCAAAAAAAGAGGGAAAGATCTCGTCATTCCTGGCTGGCCAAATGGTCAAACGGCAACGCCAACGACGACGTGATGCCAAGAAGGCGTTTCTTCCAGTGTGGAAGAAGGTTAAGAAGTGTGGCGACCAGATTTGGGGTTGA